From Armatimonadota bacterium, one genomic window encodes:
- a CDS encoding acyl-CoA dehydrogenase family protein produces the protein MDFALTEEQRLVQRTVRDFAAGEVRPYAAAWDREGRFPTALIPRLAALGLWGMTVPAAYGGAGLDTVSLALAIEALAWADGGVALTVASHNSLCTAHLVRFGSEEQKRRFLPRLASGEALGAWCLTEPGAGSDAAAIQTRAERRGDVYVLNGTKVFVTQGSLGGVYVVMAVTDPGAGKRGITAFVLERDTPGLRIGKHEDKLGVRTSDTAEVIFEDAEVPVAQRIGEEGEGYAQAMRVLEGGRIGIGALAVGLGRAALEASVEYAQQRRAFGKPLAEHQAIAFMIADMAAELDAAWLLVARAAAALDRGGPYRREASMAKLYASEAAARAATRAVQIHGGYGFIKGAVVERIYRDVKLTEIGEGTSEIQRIIIAKSLLEAG, from the coding sequence GTGGACTTCGCGCTGACCGAGGAGCAGCGCCTCGTCCAGCGCACCGTGCGTGACTTCGCCGCGGGCGAGGTGCGGCCGTACGCCGCCGCCTGGGACCGCGAGGGGCGCTTCCCCACCGCCCTCATCCCCCGGCTGGCCGCCCTGGGGCTGTGGGGGATGACCGTGCCCGCCGCCTACGGCGGGGCCGGGCTCGACACCGTCAGCCTGGCGCTGGCCATCGAGGCCCTGGCCTGGGCCGACGGCGGGGTGGCCCTCACCGTCGCCTCCCACAACTCGCTGTGCACCGCGCACCTGGTGCGCTTCGGCAGCGAGGAGCAGAAGCGCCGCTTCCTGCCCCGGCTGGCCTCCGGGGAGGCGCTCGGCGCGTGGTGCCTGACCGAGCCCGGCGCCGGCAGCGACGCCGCGGCCATCCAGACGCGCGCCGAGCGCCGCGGGGACGTCTACGTGCTGAACGGCACCAAGGTCTTCGTCACCCAGGGGAGCCTGGGCGGCGTCTACGTCGTCATGGCCGTGACCGATCCGGGGGCCGGGAAGCGCGGCATCACCGCCTTCGTCCTGGAGCGGGACACCCCGGGGCTGCGCATCGGCAAGCACGAGGACAAGCTGGGCGTGCGCACCAGCGACACCGCCGAGGTGATCTTCGAGGACGCGGAGGTCCCGGTGGCGCAGCGCATCGGCGAGGAGGGGGAGGGCTACGCCCAGGCGATGCGCGTCCTGGAGGGCGGCCGCATCGGGATCGGGGCGCTGGCGGTGGGGCTGGGGCGCGCGGCGCTGGAGGCCAGCGTCGAGTACGCACAGCAGCGGCGCGCCTTCGGGAAGCCGCTGGCCGAGCACCAGGCCATCGCCTTCATGATCGCCGACATGGCGGCGGAGCTGGACGCCGCCTGGCTGCTCGTGGCCCGGGCCGCGGCCGCCCTGGACCGGGGAGGGCCGTACCGACGCGAGGCCTCCATGGCCAAGCTCTACGCCTCGGAGGCGGCGGCGCGCGCGGCCACGCGGGCGGTGCAGATCCACGGCGGGTACGGGTTCATCAAGGGGGCGGTGGTGGAGCGCATCTACCGGGACGTGAAGCTCACGGAGATCGGCGAGGGCACCTCGGAGATCCAGCGCATCATCATCGCCAAGTCGTTGCTGGAGGCGGGCTGA
- a CDS encoding bifunctional homocysteine S-methyltransferase/methylenetetrahydrofolate reductase, with amino-acid sequence MEFLERLARGPLLADGAMGTMLYARGVPFDQCFDALNAEQPDLVQAIHREYVEAGAELLETNTFGANRFKLAAHGLEERVRELNVAGARLAREVAAAAGRRVWVAGSIGPIGRPLAPLGAVTPEEAGEVFAEQAAALAEGGVDLLLFETFTDLAELAAGVAAARAAAALPIVAQMTFTHEGRTLLGHTPADIVARLEPLGVAALGANCSVGAQGILQVMEQLVLLTRLPLSAMPNAGFPSYVGGRVIYASTPAYMADYARQLVELGVAIVGGCCGTTPQHIRAMGEAVATAAWRRPPRLTVAPTAAPQPAAPPAPPTTLAERLRRGFVVTVEVAPPRGTQEGPELGTCRLLRQAGVDAVNVPDNPMARLRMSPWGMALRIEQEVGLPTILHFTTRDRNLMRVQSDLLALHALGIRHLLVLRGDPPQLGDYPTATAVSDVTPTGLIRLVKRFNQGRDLPGNDLGQPTAFVVGAALNMGARHLDRELRVLEQKLAAGCDFLCTMPLFDPETLDRFLARVGRLPVPVIVGVLPLHGVRHAEFLHNEVPGMAVPDAVRERLRAAGGDAREVGLQLAFDLIAAIRPRVQGVYLIPAFGRYDRVIRLAEAVRAASAERAAPARDGSAGGAGVGEVPHQPGGVAGAVGEPHEAGGGPGVAGDPHETGGGAGGAAGGRR; translated from the coding sequence GTGGAGTTCCTGGAGCGGCTGGCGCGCGGTCCGCTGCTGGCCGACGGGGCCATGGGCACCATGCTCTACGCCCGCGGCGTCCCCTTCGACCAGTGCTTCGACGCCCTCAACGCCGAGCAGCCCGACCTCGTGCAGGCGATCCACCGGGAGTACGTGGAGGCGGGCGCCGAGCTGCTGGAGACCAACACCTTCGGGGCCAACCGCTTCAAGCTGGCCGCCCACGGCCTGGAGGAGCGCGTGCGCGAGCTGAACGTGGCCGGCGCCCGGCTGGCCCGGGAGGTCGCCGCCGCGGCCGGGCGGCGGGTGTGGGTGGCCGGGTCGATCGGGCCGATCGGCCGGCCGCTGGCGCCGCTCGGGGCGGTCACGCCCGAGGAGGCGGGGGAGGTCTTCGCCGAGCAGGCCGCGGCCCTGGCCGAGGGCGGGGTGGACCTCCTCCTCTTCGAGACCTTCACCGACCTGGCCGAGCTGGCCGCCGGGGTGGCCGCAGCCCGGGCGGCCGCGGCGCTCCCCATCGTGGCGCAGATGACCTTCACCCACGAGGGGCGCACGCTGCTGGGCCACACCCCCGCCGACATCGTGGCGCGGCTCGAGCCGCTGGGGGTGGCGGCGCTGGGGGCCAACTGCAGCGTGGGCGCCCAGGGCATCCTGCAGGTGATGGAGCAGCTGGTGCTGCTGACGCGGCTGCCGCTCTCGGCCATGCCCAACGCCGGCTTCCCCTCCTACGTGGGCGGGCGGGTGATCTACGCCTCCACGCCCGCCTACATGGCCGACTACGCACGGCAGCTGGTCGAGCTCGGGGTGGCCATCGTGGGCGGGTGCTGCGGGACCACGCCCCAGCACATCCGCGCCATGGGTGAGGCGGTTGCGACGGCGGCGTGGCGGCGCCCGCCGCGCCTGACCGTGGCTCCGACGGCCGCCCCGCAGCCGGCCGCCCCACCGGCCCCGCCCACGACCCTGGCGGAGCGCCTGCGCCGCGGCTTCGTCGTCACGGTCGAGGTGGCGCCGCCGCGGGGGACCCAGGAGGGCCCGGAGCTGGGTACCTGCCGCCTGCTGCGCCAGGCCGGCGTCGACGCGGTGAACGTCCCCGACAACCCCATGGCCCGCCTGCGCATGAGCCCCTGGGGGATGGCCCTGCGCATCGAGCAGGAGGTGGGGCTGCCCACGATCCTCCACTTCACCACCCGCGACCGCAACCTCATGCGCGTCCAGTCGGACCTGCTGGCGCTGCACGCCCTGGGGATCCGCCACCTGCTGGTGCTGCGCGGCGACCCGCCGCAGCTGGGGGACTACCCCACGGCCACGGCCGTCTCCGACGTCACCCCCACGGGGCTGATCCGGCTGGTGAAGCGGTTCAACCAGGGGCGGGACCTGCCGGGCAACGACCTGGGGCAGCCCACCGCCTTCGTCGTCGGCGCGGCGCTGAACATGGGAGCGCGCCACCTGGACCGCGAGCTGCGCGTCCTGGAGCAGAAGCTGGCGGCCGGGTGCGACTTCCTGTGCACCATGCCGCTCTTCGACCCCGAGACCCTCGACCGCTTCCTGGCCCGGGTGGGGCGGCTGCCGGTGCCGGTGATCGTCGGGGTGCTGCCGCTGCACGGCGTCCGCCACGCCGAGTTCCTCCACAACGAGGTCCCGGGGATGGCCGTCCCGGACGCCGTGCGGGAGCGGCTGCGCGCGGCCGGCGGCGACGCCCGGGAGGTGGGGCTGCAGCTGGCCTTTGACCTGATCGCCGCCATCCGGCCGCGGGTGCAAGGCGTCTACCTGATCCCGGCCTTCGGGCGGTACGACCGGGTGATCCGCCTGGCCGAGGCGGTACGGGCCGCCTCGGCTGAGCGGGCCGCGCCGGCCCGCGACGGGAGCGCCGGCGGCGCCGGTGTCGGGGAAGTCCCGCACCAGCCGGGAGGCGTGGCCGGTGCCGTGGGAGAGCCCCACGAAGCGGGGGGAGGCCCCGGTGTCGCGGGGGACCCGCACGAGACGGGGGGCGGCGCCGGCGGAGCGGCAGGAGGGCGCCGGTGA
- a CDS encoding SRPBCC family protein yields MRTSGGAGRLRRAAPRPVRVERERRIRAPQQRVYQLLSRVESLPRWFTDLWLVADILERESQQVTAELRGYFGGMPVESVQVIRLRPPARVEFRQVRGTFRHLEGEYAVTAEGAESVVRARVEVETGIPLLGETTARLVMGRALDRMLAKIKDAAERDLPRLVPARREAARARGEETPAEEEDAGRAPELPAGAEPVWAAEPAGAVPAAGGSTVQGSAVEGGVVEGSVVESAAVGGAEAQAGEAQGGEAVSREETPAVAGAVRVPRGRRRRRRRRRRPRPGWGQGGPTGGSPDGAPA; encoded by the coding sequence GTGAGGACGTCCGGCGGCGCGGGACGGCTGCGCCGCGCCGCGCCCCGTCCCGTGCGCGTCGAGCGGGAGCGGCGGATCCGCGCCCCGCAGCAGCGGGTCTACCAGCTCCTCAGCCGGGTGGAGAGCCTCCCCCGCTGGTTCACCGACCTGTGGCTGGTCGCCGACATCCTGGAGCGCGAGAGCCAGCAGGTCACGGCCGAGCTGCGCGGCTACTTCGGCGGCATGCCGGTGGAGTCGGTCCAGGTGATCCGCCTGCGGCCTCCCGCGCGCGTGGAGTTCCGGCAGGTCCGCGGCACCTTCCGCCACCTGGAGGGGGAGTACGCGGTCACCGCCGAGGGCGCGGAGAGCGTGGTGCGCGCCCGCGTGGAGGTGGAGACCGGCATCCCGCTGCTGGGGGAGACGACAGCCCGCCTGGTGATGGGCCGGGCGCTCGACCGCATGCTGGCCAAGATCAAGGACGCGGCGGAGCGGGACCTGCCGCGCCTCGTCCCGGCCCGGCGCGAAGCGGCGCGGGCACGCGGGGAGGAGACGCCGGCCGAGGAGGAGGACGCGGGCAGGGCACCGGAGCTCCCCGCCGGCGCAGAGCCGGTGTGGGCCGCCGAACCGGCCGGAGCCGTCCCGGCGGCCGGGGGCAGCACGGTCCAGGGCAGCGCGGTCGAGGGCGGCGTGGTCGAGGGCAGCGTGGTTGAGAGCGCAGCGGTCGGGGGCGCAGAGGCACAGGCCGGAGAGGCTCAGGGCGGAGAGGCCGTGAGTCGAGAGGAGACGCCGGCGGTCGCAGGAGCGGTGAGGGTGCCGAGGGGGCGGCGGCGTCGCAGGCGGCGCCGTCGCCGGCCGCGCCCGGGCTGGGGGCAGGGCGGACCGACCGGAGGGTCACCGGACGGGGCGCCGGCATGA
- a CDS encoding DUF2207 domain-containing protein, translating to MRTLLLVLLLPGVLLPGIGPPGILPLALAPSVGAQAKSYDHPEIRQVFTLLPTGDALVEDVRAFRFRGSFTWAELRLRTTGQYGTYDIEYLSVTDGDTGQPLPMERSRAGPERVLRWSYQARDTTRRFRLRYRIRGAVQRYPDVAQFYWKAIEDDHAPIGRVHITVIPPRPSPARFKVFVHSRAAPGTLEIAPDGSRAVVTQEAIPATSFVEVRVLLDPALFAQAPLRRGETYETLLADERRQARREVLVRRVVVGGLVLSALLMLGLVAAYLWTYLRYGREPRVPYDADYEREPPRDLPPAVVPAILPQRGVDRRLLPHAFAATLLEAARLGYLEIDERQDEGFLGTGLFRDTDLTYRLTPRGQALLDDRPAGPGERRGDTPERGGARAHDGRRSRDRERELEPFEVEVLRVVFQRAGTGQTATDEQIEAWGRRMSGPRSNFLHFVERWGPGLRRWFEQRFFRLDDRTSERARLAILVATVVVTVVAVPVGFGLSAVFALPVGIVVGVLAAVTLSRRTPEAALEVRRWGAFRRFLTDFSMLKEASAQVLPLWERYLVYAAALGVAEEFLRSLTLVARETGQAVGGPRWYHAGGGPGRGGVRADGLASLTRLARSFQNFQSLSRALSSSTRSGGGFSSGGGGGGGGGSSRAG from the coding sequence ATGAGGACGCTGCTCCTGGTCCTCCTGCTGCCTGGCGTCCTGCTGCCTGGCATCGGACCGCCCGGCATCCTGCCGCTCGCCCTCGCCCCGTCCGTCGGCGCCCAGGCCAAGTCCTACGATCACCCGGAGATCCGCCAGGTCTTCACCCTGCTCCCCACCGGCGACGCCCTGGTCGAGGACGTGCGCGCCTTCCGCTTCCGCGGGTCCTTCACCTGGGCCGAGCTGCGCCTGCGTACCACCGGGCAGTACGGCACCTACGACATCGAGTACCTCTCCGTCACCGACGGCGACACGGGCCAGCCCCTCCCCATGGAGCGGAGCCGCGCCGGCCCGGAGCGCGTCCTGCGCTGGTCCTACCAGGCGCGGGACACCACCCGCCGCTTCCGCCTGCGCTACCGCATCCGCGGCGCCGTCCAGCGCTACCCCGACGTGGCCCAGTTCTACTGGAAGGCCATCGAGGACGACCACGCGCCCATCGGGCGGGTCCACATCACCGTCATCCCGCCGCGCCCCAGCCCCGCGCGCTTCAAGGTCTTCGTCCACAGCCGCGCCGCGCCCGGGACGCTGGAGATCGCTCCGGACGGCAGCCGTGCCGTGGTGACGCAGGAGGCCATCCCCGCGACGAGCTTCGTCGAGGTGCGCGTGCTGCTCGACCCGGCCCTCTTCGCCCAGGCCCCGCTGCGCCGCGGCGAGACCTACGAGACCCTGCTGGCCGACGAACGGCGGCAGGCGCGCAGGGAGGTGCTGGTCCGCCGGGTGGTGGTGGGCGGGCTGGTCCTCTCCGCGCTGCTGATGCTCGGGCTGGTGGCCGCCTACCTGTGGACCTACCTGCGGTACGGACGCGAGCCCCGGGTGCCCTACGACGCCGACTACGAGCGGGAGCCGCCCCGCGACCTGCCCCCCGCCGTGGTCCCGGCCATCCTGCCGCAGCGCGGCGTGGACCGCCGCCTCCTGCCGCACGCCTTCGCCGCCACGCTGCTGGAGGCGGCGCGGCTCGGCTACCTGGAGATCGACGAGCGGCAGGACGAGGGGTTCCTGGGGACGGGCCTCTTCCGCGACACGGACCTGACCTACCGCCTCACCCCGCGGGGGCAGGCGCTGCTGGACGACCGCCCGGCGGGGCCCGGGGAGCGGCGCGGCGACACGCCGGAGCGCGGCGGCGCGCGCGCGCACGACGGCCGCCGGAGCCGCGACCGCGAGCGGGAGCTCGAGCCCTTCGAGGTGGAGGTGCTGCGGGTGGTGTTCCAGCGGGCCGGCACCGGGCAGACCGCCACCGACGAGCAGATCGAGGCGTGGGGCCGGCGGATGAGCGGGCCGAGGAGCAACTTCCTGCACTTCGTGGAGCGATGGGGGCCGGGGCTGCGGCGCTGGTTCGAGCAGCGCTTCTTCCGTCTGGACGACCGCACGAGCGAGCGTGCCCGCCTGGCCATCCTGGTGGCCACCGTGGTGGTCACCGTGGTCGCCGTCCCGGTCGGCTTCGGGCTCTCCGCGGTCTTCGCGCTGCCCGTCGGCATCGTGGTGGGCGTGCTGGCGGCCGTCACCCTTTCCCGCCGCACCCCGGAAGCCGCGCTGGAGGTCCGCCGCTGGGGCGCCTTCCGCCGCTTCCTCACGGACTTCTCGATGCTGAAGGAGGCGAGCGCCCAGGTCCTCCCGCTGTGGGAGCGCTACCTGGTCTACGCCGCGGCGCTGGGGGTGGCCGAGGAGTTCCTGCGGTCGCTGACGCTCGTCGCCCGGGAGACGGGCCAGGCCGTGGGCGGGCCGCGCTGGTACCACGCCGGCGGCGGGCCCGGCCGGGGCGGCGTGCGCGCGGACGGTCTCGCGTCGCTCACCCGTCTGGCGCGCTCCTTCCAGAACTTCCAGAGCCTCTCGCGCGCCCTCTCCTCGTCCACGCGCAGCGGGGGTGGCTTCAGCAGCGGCGGCGGAGGCGGCGGGGGTGGAGGGAGCAGCCGTGCCGGCTAG
- a CDS encoding DUF971 domain-containing protein, with translation MPARMVTPVDVGSITAPELTIVWSDGHRSTYRWGALRANCPCAVCVQRGGHPPRPLPDPLPTLRPMQVERVGAYALRFVWPDGHRTGIYPFPLLREVLCECEACRARGARRQG, from the coding sequence GTGCCGGCTAGGATGGTCACGCCGGTCGACGTCGGCAGCATCACCGCCCCGGAGCTCACCATCGTCTGGTCCGACGGCCACCGCTCCACCTACCGGTGGGGGGCGTTGCGGGCCAACTGCCCCTGCGCCGTCTGCGTCCAGCGCGGGGGCCATCCTCCCCGGCCGCTGCCCGACCCGCTGCCCACGCTGCGGCCGATGCAGGTGGAGCGCGTCGGCGCCTACGCCCTGCGCTTCGTCTGGCCGGACGGCCACCGGACCGGCATCTACCCGTTCCCGTTGCTGCGGGAGGTGCTGTGCGAGTGCGAGGCCTGTCGCGCCAGGGGTGCGAGGCGCCAGGGCTGA